From the Streptomyces sp. NBC_01216 genome, the window CGATCTCGGTGTCGGTGCGGCGCAGGACCTCGAGCGGATCGTCCTCGGTCAGCCGGAGGCCGAACTGGACGGCCGCGTTGTTGACCAGCAGCCGGAGGCCGCCCCGCTCGCGCAGCAGGTCCACGAGGTCCACGAGGTCGCTCTCCACGGCGAGGTCGCGGCGTACCGCCTCGATGCCCGGGAGCGCCCCGGCCGCGGCCACGCGGGCAGGGTCGCGGCCGCAGACCACCACCCGCTCACCCCGTTTTGCGAGTCGGCGGGCCAGTGACAGGCCCACGCCCGCGGTGCCCCCCGTGACCAGGGCGACCCCTGGTCGCGCTGCGGTGTCGTCGCCGTTCTGCGGCGCGGTGGTCGGCATGGCTGCTCCTTGGTCACGAGGACGGCGAAGGCTCATTACATTACAGCGCTGTACTGTAATGTAAATGGGGATGGCGCCGGACGGCGCACGTGCGGAGGGAGTACGGACCGTGAGGTACGTGGTGATCAACATGCTGCAGTTCCAGCCCGCCTGGCTGCGGCTCGAACGGGGCGAGCGCGCCCACGTGTGGGAGACCGTCAAGACGCTGGCCGGCCGGGCGCGGGGAGTACGCCTGCGATGGTTCGACGCCGAGGCGTTCTCCGCCGAGTACAGCGACGTCCTGTTCGTGGAGACCGACGACCTCGCCGCCTACTACATGTTCTGGGAGGCGGTCCGCGACACCGAGCTGTTCACAGTGCCGTACGTCGAGGTGAAGCAGGTCGTGACGGCGGTCGAGGAGGGCTTCGCCGCCTACGACGCGTCCCTCGCCGCCTCCGGGGAGCCGACCGGTGACTGAGGCGACGCCCCCGGCGGCGGGGCGGCCGCGCAGCGGTGAGGCATCCGTCCGCATCCTGCGGGCCACGGTCGAGCTGCTGGCGGCCGGCGGCGCCGCCGGCCTGTCCGTCGAGGCGGTCGCCGCCCGGGCGGGCGTCTCCCGGCCCACCGTCTACCGCCGCTGGCAGGACCGCACCGAACTGATCGCGGCGGCCGTCCGGGACGCCTTCGCCCGCGCCAACCCCGAGGCCCCGCACACCGCCGACCCGGCGGCCGACCTCGTCACCGTGCTGTCCAACACCATCCGGCTGCTCACCGGGACCGATCTCGGCCGCGTCATCGCCGGCCTGGTCAGCGAGCTGCCCCGGGAACCCGGACTGGCCGCCGCGCTGCACGAGGTCGAACGCGAACGCCGGCTGATCCTGCGCGAGGTGCTCGACCGGGCCCGACAGCAGGGCCGGCTGCGTCCGGCCGATGTGGACCTCGCCGTCGACATGCTGCTGGGCCCGGTGTACCTCCGCCTGCTGGTCACCGGGGACCCCGTCCCGGTATCCCTGGCCGAGGAGCTGGCCGCGGCGATCGTCACCCCCCTCCCGCCCGGGGCACCCACCGCGTCCTGACACCGCCGCGCGCGCCGCGCCGACGCCGTGCCGCGGGGCCGCCCGCGAGGACCCGGGGACGCCGTGCCGCGCGGGCTCTCAGCCCACTCGGGCGTCGAAGCCGGAGGTCCTCCAGACCCGGCCCTCGGGCGTCACCCCGAGCCCCTCGTACCCGGCCAGCGATTCCAGCCAGGCCCGGGCCGACTCACCGCGGGCGAACGCCGCCGTGGCGTAGGCGTCGGTCATCGTCAGCCCGGGGCCGACGACGGTGACCGAGGCCAGACCCGTGGCAGGCGTCCCGGCGTGCGGATCGAGGATGTGCGCCCCGCGCTCCGCCGTGCCCGAGGTCGCGACGGCCAGATCGCCGTGCGCGGTGACGACGGCGACCCGGGCCGCGGGACGCGACGGGTGGGCGATGCCGACGCGCCAGGGCGTGCCGGGGGCGGACCGGCCCCGGAGCCGGAGGTCGCCGCCGCCGTTCACACAGGTGTCGTGCGCGCCGGCCTCGTACAGCATCCGTGACGCGTTCTCCACGGCCCAGCCCTTGACGAGGCCGGAGGGGTCGAGGGCGCCGCCGGCCAGAACGCTGAACCAGCCGTCGCTGGTGTGGGCGGCCCGAGCGCACAGCGACAGCACCTCATGGACCTCGGGCGGACAGTCGGCCGACCGGATCTCGCCGCGGTCGAGCCTGCGCACGGCGCTGTCGGGCCGGTAGGTGGAGAAGACGGCGTCCACGGCGTGCAGATGGCGGACGGCGTCGGCGAGGGCGCGGCGGATCGCGGGCGAGGGCCGGTCGCGGATGTCGAAGGAGAACACGGTGCCCATGACGTGTTCGACGTGACGCAGACCGCGTGGGGCGTCAGCCACGGGCCTGGTCCAGCGCGCTCTGCAGGGACCGCCGGTAGCCGTCGCTGGTGTAGCTCGCCCCGGACACGGCGTCGATGTCCGCGCTCTGCGCGCCGAGGGCCTCCCGCGCCAGCCGGGGCAGGGCGTAGGCGGACAGCTCCTGGTCCCTGCCGTTCCCGTCCGGTGCCCGGAGGACCTGTATCCCGGTGATCCGTCCGCCGGTGAGGGTGACGGAGACCTGCACCGGTCCGTACCGGGTGCCGATGGCGTCACCCGTGAACGTACCGGTGCGGCTGCTCCCCCCGGCCGAGGGCGTCGCCGCCCCGGACCCGGGGGAGGAGGAGACGGGCGACCGGGCCGGACCCTCCGCCAGGGGGGTCTGCTGATGCGGTTTGAGCGCCAGCAGGACGACGATCAGGACACTGGTCCCGGTGGTGGCGAGGACGGCACGGCGCACGGCGGTTCTCCTCAGAACGCGAAGGACTCGTGGTGGATGCGGCGGGCGGGCACCCCGGCCTCGCGCAGGGCGAGCACGGCCGCTCGTGCCATCGGCGGCGGGCCGCAGAGATAGACGTCGTGGGAGGCCAGGCCGGGAACGAGACCGGTCAGCGCGCGCGCCGTCAACGGCGAGGAGAAGCGGGCCGGTTCGTCGACCACGTAGTGCACGGTCGCCCCGCGGCGGGCCGCGATCGCGTCGAGTTCACCGCGCAGGGCCAGATCCTCCGGGCGGCGGGCCCGGTAGACGAGGGTCACCTCGCCGGGCAGCGTCTCGAACAGCGCCCGCAGGGGGGTGATGCCCACGCCGCCCGCCAGCAGCAGCACCCTCGGCGCGGTGCGGCGGTCCGCGGTGAAAGCGCCGTACGGCCCCTCCGCCCAGACCCGGGTACCGACGGCCAGCCGGGCCAGCGCACCGCTGTGACCACCGGCGTCCTTCACCGTGATGCGCAGCCGACGGGGGTGGGCGGGCGCCGACAGGGAGTACGGACTGGCCGTCCACCACAGTCCCCGGGTGAGGAAGCGCCAGCGCAGGAACTGCCCCGACGCCCCGCCCAGCTCCTCCAGGTGCTCGCCCCCGAGGTGGACGGACACGACGCCCGGCGCCTCCGGACAGACCGCCACGACCCTCAGCCTGTGCCGCAGTCCCCGCCGTACGGGGACGACGAAGCGATACCAGACGACCAGCGCCGCGACCCCGAGGTAGAGCGTGTACCAGGCGGCCTGCGCGGACCGGTTGCCGACGAAGTCCGCGCCGTTGGAGAGCTGGTGCCCGAAGGCGAGGAAGACCGCCAGATAGGTCGCGACGTGCAGGTAGTACCAGGTCTCGTAGCTCAGCCGCCGGCGGGCCGCGCGGGCGGAGAGCACACCGGTGCCGACGAGCAGCAGGAATCCGGCGGTGCCCCCGAGAAGGTCCGGATAGTCCAGCACCAGCGTCGTGGCCTCTCCCACGACGGACGTGTGGGACACCACGGAGTAGCCCCAGACGACCAGCAGTGTGTGGGCGAGGGCCAGCGACACGGTGCACCGTCCGCCCCAGGCGTGCCAGCGGGCGAGCCGGTCGGTGCCGACGCCGTGATCCAGCAGGGGCGTCCTCGCCATCAGCGCCAGCAGCACCGCGCACGCGTATCCGGCCAGCAGACCGGTCATGCGGCCCGCGCCGGTCAGCCAGTCGGCCGGACCGACGACGGAGGACGTGTCGCTCCACCACAAGGCCAGCACACCGGCGGCTCCCGCCCAGATCGCGAGCGGCGCGAGCACGGGGACGAGAGCGCGCCGCGGCGGCCTGCGGCGCGCGCCGTTCCGCTCGTGCGCCATCGTGGACGTGGTCATGATCGCTCCTCGGAGCTCGCTCCGTTACCGGCCGGCCCAGCATCACAGCCGAACCTTTGCGTACCCTCTGAGAGCCTGTCGGGTGGCCTCTGACCGGGCGGTCACGCCCTGGCACGCGCGCTGCCGGCGTTGCCGACACGCCCCGGTAGCTCCGCTACAGCGGCATCCCGGCGCCTTGGAATCGCACACACCAGACCGCGCCCGCCTGTCGATCGAAGGCCATCCGACAGGCTCTGAGCCGCCCGCCGCAGCGGGTCTCTCAGAGGGAACTCACAGAATCGCCGCCCACCGGGGGCGGCGCGCGCGAGGGATGCTGGACTCACCATGGAAGAACGTCACCCACTCCCCGCCCTGCACCGGCCCGACGGGAGCCCGCCGCGGGTCCTGGTCGTCGACGACGAACCCGACGTCACCGACGTGCTGTCCGGTGCCCTGACCGACGAGGGCTGGCAGGTGCGGACGGCGGCCGACGGCACGTCCGCGCTCGCGACCGCCCGCGACTTCCGCCCCGACGCGGTCGTCCTGGACTGGATGCTGCCCGACGCCGACGGTCTGCACGTCCTGCGCGAGCTGCGACGCGAGGCCCGCCGGGTGTGCGTGCTGTTCCTGACGGCCCGCGACACGGTCGAGGACCGCATCGCCGGCATCACGGCGGGCGGTGACGACTACGTCACCAAGCCCTACAGCCTGGAGGAAGTCCTGGCCCGGCTGCGCGGCCTGCTGCGCCGCGCGGGCATGACCGCCGAGACGGACGCGAACCTGCTGGTCGTCGGCGGTCTCACCATGGACGAGGAGGCCAGGGAGGTCCGCCGCTCCGGCACGGTGATCGAGCTGTCGCCCACCGAGTTCGAACTCCTGCGGTTCCTGATGCGCAATCCGCGACGGGTGCTGTCCAAGACCCGGATCCTCGACCGCGTCTGGGCCTACGACTTCGGCGGCCGGGCCCACATCGTCGAGCTCTACATCAGCTACCTGCGCAAGAAGATCGACGCGGGCCGGCCTCCCATGATCCACACCGTGCGCGGCGTCGGCTACGTCCTGAAGCCGGAAGCACCGTGAGGCGTCCCCTGCCACGCACCCTGCGCGGCCAGCTCACCGCCGGGCTGCTGGTGCTGCTCGCCGCCGCCTGTCTGGCGGTCGGGATCACCACCGTCATCGCGCTCAAGGGATTCCTGGTGGCACGTCTCGACGAACAGCTCACGGCGACGGGAGGCCGCTTCGCCGCCAGCCTGGAACACGAGCGGACACCCGACGCCGACAACCGCCCCGACACCCGCGGGCAGGCCGAGGCCACCTTCGGCGCCCGCCTGCTCGACGGCACCGTCACCCAGGCCGCCGTGGTGACGGACACCAGCGACCGCCCCGTCACTCTCACGCCCGCCGACCGCGACGCGCTGACCGCGGTGCCGGTCGACGGCGGGGGCCACCGGGTCCGTCTCACCGGCCTGGGCGCCTACCGTGTCGTCGCCGTACCGGGTGACGACGGCGACATCCTGCTCACCGGCCTGCCGCTGCGCCCCGTGGAGGCGACGCTGCACCGCCTCGAAGCCGTCGAGGCGGCGGTCTTCGGCGGCGCGCTCCTCGCCACCGGAGTCGCGGGGGCGCTGTGGGTACGGATCTCCCTGCGCCCCTCCGCCGGGTCACCGAGCACGCGGCCGGCGTCGCACGGCTGCCCCTGGCCGACGGCGACGTCGCCATGCCGGACCCCCTCCCCGAGGCCGACCCGCGCACCGAGGTGGGCCAGGTCACCGTCGCGATCAACCACATGCTCGGACATGTGGAGGACGCCCTCGTCCGGCGTCAGGGCAGCGAGGAACGTCTCCGGCACTTCGCCGCGGACGCGAGTCACGAACTGCGCACCCCCGTCGCCAACATCCGCGGCCACGCCGAACTCGCCCTGCGTCACCACGGCCCCGTTCCCGCCGGCATCCGCCACGCCCTCGAGCGCGTCCAGTCCGAATCCCAGCGCATGACCCGCCTCGTCGACGACCTCCTGCTGCTGGCCCGCCTCGACGCCGGGCGGCCCCTGGAACAAGAGACCGTCGACCTGACCCTGCTCGTGCTCGACGCCGTCGACGACGCGCGCGCCGCGGGCCCCGGCCACCGCTGGCTCCTCGACCTGCCCGAGGAACCCGTGACCGTGACGGGCGACTCCCACCGCCTCCAGCAGGTCCTGGGGAATCTCCTCGCCAACGCCCGCACCCACACCCCGCCCGGAACCGAGGTGACCGTCGTTCTGGCCTCGGGCACCGGTGGTGTCCGGCTGACCGTCACCGACAGCGGACCGGGCATTCCCGAGGAGCTGCAGCCCGAGGTCTTCACCCGCTTCGTCCGCGCCGACCGAGCGAGGTCCCGGAGCACCGGCAGCACCGGGCTCGGGCTGGCGATCGTCCGCGCGGTCGTCACCGCCCACAAAGGCACCGTCCAGGTCACCAGCAGACCCGGACACACCACGTTCCGGGTCGTCCTCCCCGGCTGACCGGGCGTTCCCGGACGGCGCGGGGGGACACCGGCGGCCTGTCCGGTCCGCGTCCGGCTCGGTTCCGCTCGCCCCGGCCCCGTTCGCCCCCCGTTCCCGTTCCCCCCGTCCCCGTTCGACGACGATCACCCGGGCCGCACGGCGCGCGCCGTCAGCCGAGGGACGGGGGCCTTCGCCACCGCGCCGTGAAACGCCTGCGGACCCGGTCGCCGGCCTCACCGATGGCGACGAAAAGCGTGACGGACGCGGCACTCCGCATGAGGCCCGCCGGATGGTCCGCCGCCTGCCCGAGCAGCCGGCAGGCGAGGGTGAGCGTGCTCCACCAGAGGATCAGCGACCGGGCCCGACGCCACAGACGGCCGTGGTCGCGGCGCGCCGCGGTCACGGCGTCGGACCTCGCCACGCGCGACCGCGCGCGACCGTCTCCGGCACGGCCGCTCGGACACACGGGCCGGGGCCGTCCCCCGTCGGCCGACGGGGGACGGCGCGGGGGAGGGAAGTCGGGGCGATCCACTGCCAGGGCATGGGGCCGGCTCCTGTGGGAGGGGTACGCGTCGCACCACCGGGAGGGGGCGCCCATTCCGTACATCAAACCGGTACATGGGTTAGCCTTGGTACATGTCGATGAAGCGCACCAACGTCTACGCCGACCCGGAAGACCTCGCGATCATCAAGGAAGCGGCCAAGCGTCGCGGTATAAGCGAAGCCGAGATCATCCGGCAGGGCATCCACCTTGCCGCCATGGCCAACCGTGTCTGGGACGAGCCGCTGTTCTCCCGTACCTTCGCGGGCCCGGGGCGCACCCTCGCCAAGGGCGAGATCCGTGACGTCGTCGCCGACGCCGTCCAGCGTGACGCCACCCCTGGAGCCACAGTCGCGTGATCATCGTCATCGCCGACACGTCCGGCCTGTTGGCCGCGCTCGACTCCACACATCCCGAGCACGAGGCGGCGCAGGAGGCGATCATGGCCGCAGGACTCCTGGTCATGTCTCCGCTTCTGCTTGCAGAGCTCGACCACGTGGTCACCCGTGAACTCGGCCGCGAGGCCGCGGTGAGCGCGATCGACGACATTCGCGGCTGGATGCGCCGAGGCAGGGTCTCGGTGC encodes:
- a CDS encoding darcynin family protein, coding for MRYVVINMLQFQPAWLRLERGERAHVWETVKTLAGRARGVRLRWFDAEAFSAEYSDVLFVETDDLAAYYMFWEAVRDTELFTVPYVEVKQVVTAVEEGFAAYDASLAASGEPTGD
- a CDS encoding TetR/AcrR family transcriptional regulator, with protein sequence MTEATPPAAGRPRSGEASVRILRATVELLAAGGAAGLSVEAVAARAGVSRPTVYRRWQDRTELIAAAVRDAFARANPEAPHTADPAADLVTVLSNTIRLLTGTDLGRVIAGLVSELPREPGLAAALHEVERERRLILREVLDRARQQGRLRPADVDLAVDMLLGPVYLRLLVTGDPVPVSLAEELAAAIVTPLPPGAPTAS
- a CDS encoding FAD:protein FMN transferase — encoded protein: MGTVFSFDIRDRPSPAIRRALADAVRHLHAVDAVFSTYRPDSAVRRLDRGEIRSADCPPEVHEVLSLCARAAHTSDGWFSVLAGGALDPSGLVKGWAVENASRMLYEAGAHDTCVNGGGDLRLRGRSAPGTPWRVGIAHPSRPAARVAVVTAHGDLAVATSGTAERGAHILDPHAGTPATGLASVTVVGPGLTMTDAYATAAFARGESARAWLESLAGYEGLGVTPEGRVWRTSGFDARVG
- a CDS encoding FMN-binding protein; translated protein: MRRAVLATTGTSVLIVVLLALKPHQQTPLAEGPARSPVSSSPGSGAATPSAGGSSRTGTFTGDAIGTRYGPVQVSVTLTGGRITGIQVLRAPDGNGRDQELSAYALPRLAREALGAQSADIDAVSGASYTSDGYRRSLQSALDQARG
- a CDS encoding ferredoxin reductase family protein, producing the protein MTTSTMAHERNGARRRPPRRALVPVLAPLAIWAGAAGVLALWWSDTSSVVGPADWLTGAGRMTGLLAGYACAVLLALMARTPLLDHGVGTDRLARWHAWGGRCTVSLALAHTLLVVWGYSVVSHTSVVGEATTLVLDYPDLLGGTAGFLLLVGTGVLSARAARRRLSYETWYYLHVATYLAVFLAFGHQLSNGADFVGNRSAQAAWYTLYLGVAALVVWYRFVVPVRRGLRHRLRVVAVCPEAPGVVSVHLGGEHLEELGGASGQFLRWRFLTRGLWWTASPYSLSAPAHPRRLRITVKDAGGHSGALARLAVGTRVWAEGPYGAFTADRRTAPRVLLLAGGVGITPLRALFETLPGEVTLVYRARRPEDLALRGELDAIAARRGATVHYVVDEPARFSSPLTARALTGLVPGLASHDVYLCGPPPMARAAVLALREAGVPARRIHHESFAF
- a CDS encoding response regulator transcription factor gives rise to the protein MEERHPLPALHRPDGSPPRVLVVDDEPDVTDVLSGALTDEGWQVRTAADGTSALATARDFRPDAVVLDWMLPDADGLHVLRELRREARRVCVLFLTARDTVEDRIAGITAGGDDYVTKPYSLEEVLARLRGLLRRAGMTAETDANLLVVGGLTMDEEAREVRRSGTVIELSPTEFELLRFLMRNPRRVLSKTRILDRVWAYDFGGRAHIVELYISYLRKKIDAGRPPMIHTVRGVGYVLKPEAP
- a CDS encoding CopG family transcriptional regulator, translating into MSMKRTNVYADPEDLAIIKEAAKRRGISEAEIIRQGIHLAAMANRVWDEPLFSRTFAGPGRTLAKGEIRDVVADAVQRDATPGATVA
- a CDS encoding PIN domain-containing protein, with the protein product MIIVIADTSGLLAALDSTHPEHEAAQEAIMAAGLLVMSPLLLAELDHVVTRELGREAAVSAIDDIRGWMRRGRVSVPEITETHLSVAQSVRARYRGLDLDLADAVNVSLAADYDTAAILTLDRRDFRAVRPLGRHKAFRVLPDDLPL